From the Pirellulales bacterium genome, the window GCCGGTCGGCTCGCTTGTCATTAACGCCGGCAACGCCAACGCGCGGATTGATCTCGACGGCTCCGGCGAGTCGGGCGTCGTCAACGTCAACCGCAACCAGACGCTCACGATCAACGGCACGCTCTCCGACGCGTTCAACGGCACGATGAACATGTTCCAGAGCACGACGCTCAATATGGCGAACGCCTGGACGCTGGGCGCCGGAGGGCAGATCGTCGTCGACAACGGACTCGTGGGCGGGATCCCCGGCGTTCCTGCCGGGCCGTCGACGATTGCCGGCGGGACGCTGACGCAGACTGGCGGGACGATCTCCGTACTCGACACCGACGGCGTATTGAATCTCAACTCGAACTTCACGATGAACGGCGGCAGTTTGATCAATCACGGTCAGGTCCGCTTCAACGGCGCCGCGACGATCGCCGCCGGAGCCAACTTCAGCCTCGCTTCGCCTGGCGCCGGATTCACCGTCGGGCCGGACGCGTCGCTCGTGATCAATCAGGCGAATTTCGACTTGGACGGACCCAACGGCGGCGTCACCACGATTACCGTCGAAGCTCTCGGGCAGCTCGTCGTGAACTCAAACGACTACGATCTGGATATCGGCGCCAATGGTTTCGACGGCGTTGTCAATCTCAACAACGGCGACGCCACGGTCCAAACCGCCGACGCCCGCTTCGTGATGAACGGCGTGCTCAACATGCTCTCGAACATCGCGGGCCGCGTGACCGTCTGGAGCGGCCAGCCGATCGACATCGGCAACGATCTGATCGGCTCAGCACAACTCAACGTCACGGGCGATCGAACCTCGCGGTTCGGCAGCGCCGTGCGTTTTCGCTCCGACGCGGTCGTGAACGTCGCCGGGGGCGCGACTCTCGATTTTAACAACACGGTCACGTTCGAGCCCGTAGGGGTCTCCAGCACCGGACAATTCACCGGAGCGGGCAGAATGCAATTCAACGGCGCCGTCAACGTGAACGAGGCGACGACGCTCAACATGGTCGGCGGCACGGTCGACTTGGACGGCGTCGACAGTACGGGCGATCTGATTTCGGTCAATGCGGCCCTGACGATCAACGCGGCCACGATGGAAAGCTTCGGCCGCACCAACGTCGGCGGCGGAGTCAACGTGATTCACGTCGACGCCCTCTCGGCCGGCAGCACGGGAAGCTTGACGGTGAATCTCGATAGCCCCGGCGGCAAGTGGACGATCAATCCCCAGGGCACCCTCTCCCTCTCGAACACCAATTCGCTCGCCACGCTGCTGGCCGGATCCGATGTTGCGATGAACGGATCGCTCAACATCGTCGGCCAGGTCGGCACGGCCGCACGGATCGACATCGGCGGAACCGTCAACATCCTCACCGCGTTCCCCAATGGCGGACTGATGCTGCAGGGCGGTTCGTTGGCCAACCCCAACACGAGCGCTGGCGCCTTGATCAACGGACCAGGCGCGCTGCGGGCGTCAACCGGCCGCGCTTTGAAGGGCTTCGGTACGATCAACGCGCGGGTTGAGTTCGAGGGCACCGCGGAACTCATCGCCGACGGCGGTACGCTCAACGTTACCGGCGTCGTGGCCGACGTCGCCACGCTGCGCGTCAACTCCGGCGCCACGCTCAACCTGACCAACTCGATGTCGACCTCCGTTACTAACAACGGCATCGAGATCTCAGGAGGTACGTTGCAGGGGAGCACGATTACGGTCGCGTCAATCGCTCAGGGCATCCGCGGCACGGGTACGGTAACCAATCCGATCGTCAACAACGGCGCCCTCGAAGCCCAGGGAGGCACGCTGCTTGTCAACAATTTCTCGAACGATTGGGACGGCGGCACGAACGCCGGGCAGTTGCGGGCCTCGGGCGGAGGCACGCTGCACATTCAGGACAACGCCACGGTCGGTTTCGGGGGAACTCTCATTGCCGTGGAGAACAGCCGGGTTTTCTCCGACGGATTCGGACTCAACTACAGCAGCGGCTCGTCGCTGTTGCTCACGCAGGGGACGTACGAATCGACCAACAGTGTCGACATTGCCGGAACGGTCGTGATCGGGGCGGGCGCCCCGTCGACCGCCAAGGTGGCGCTCAACAGTTTTCTTGATATCGAACCGACGGCCACCGTCACTCTCAACGGCAATTTGCGGCTAGAGTCGAACAACGCCCGCATCAAGGCTGGCGCCACGTTTGGCGGTACGGGCGCGATCGTGGTCCCTGAAGGCCCTAATAACCTGGTTCTTGATCCCAACGCCAACGTGAACGTATTGGTCGACAACGCCGGTACGGTCTATCCCGGCGGCTTTTCGGGAGTCGGTCGCGTTGACCTGCGGGACTATCAGCAGCGCAGCACCGGACGACTTTTCGCCGAAATCGAAGGGACGGGTCTCAATCAGTTCGATCGCCTCGTGGTCGACGGCATTGCTCAACTCGACGGTTATCTCAACGTCGACATCGACGGCGGATTCGTCCCTGCCGTGGGCAACACGTTCAGCATCATCTCGGCTACGGGGGGAATCTCCGGGACGTTCAATCAGGTCGACATCCAGGGTTTTCCCTTGGGCTTGACCGTCAAGGTGAACTATCTGCCGACAATCGTGCAATTGGAGGTGGTGAACACGCCCTTGTTTTCCGCCGACTTCGACAAAGACGGCGACGTCGACGCCACCGACCTGACGATCTGGCGGAATGCCTACCATCTCAATCAGCTTGGCGACGCCACCGGCGACAACAAATCCGACGGCAGCGATTTCCTCGTCTGGCAGCGGCAGTTCGGCAGCAAGCCGGCCGTGCCGATTGCGGACGCGACGATCGCGGCCGTCCCCGAGCCGACCGCGGCGGGGCTAATTCTGGCGGGGGCCGGGTTGGCCGTTTTCGGCTGTGGGCGACGCCGCGCGTGACGAAACGGCCGCCGGTCGGCATCTTGGACTAGAAGGGCTCGCGCGATTCGCGGGCGACGGAGTCCGCAAGCAGAATGGACGCTGGAAGGTCGCACGTCCCGGATGCTTTGACGCAGGCTGTCGTTTAGGCTGCGTCATAGCACAAGGGCGAGGCGACGCGAACCGACCACGACCATCTTCTTAAAGGCTCTCGGATCATGAACCGTTTCCGCCGTCCGTCGCGCTCCGTCTCGATTTGGCTGTCCAGGGGAGTCGCGGTCGCCTTGTCGTGGCTGGGAGTCGGGGCGCAGCTCGCCGCGGCGGCGGTGACGACGGTCGGCGCCGTGCCGAACGCGCCTCCGGTCGGCGGCGGCGCCGTTGTGGGGGCGTTTACGATCGGCGACGGCGCGTTCGGCTCGGTCACGGTCAATGCCGGCACCGCGATCACCAGCACCGGCGGCGCGACCATCGGCAACAACCTGGCGGGCGTCGGCGTGGTGAGCCTGACTGGCTTTGGTTCCGACTGGACAATCACTGGCTCCGCGAGCGATCTGACCCTGGGCGACGAAGGGATGGGGCAAGTTACGATCGCCAACTCGGCGCGGCTCATCGTCCCCGACGACACGTTCATCGCCGCCCAGTCGACCAGCAGCGGCAAGCTCGTCGTCACTGGATTAGGAAGCCTGTACGACGGGGGCGATCAGGTCACCGTCGGCGTCGGCGGCGTGGGGATCGTCGAAGTGCTCAACGGCGGCGCCGGCGAGAGCGACGAGTTCTTCGTCGGCGGCGGCGCGACGGGGCAAGGGTTCGTCACGATCAACGGCGAATTGTCCCGCTGGACCGCCTCGACTGTCGCCATCGGCGACTCGGGACGGGGAAAGCTGGTTCTTTCGGACGGCGGACGACTGACGTCCACGGGTGTCGCCGGGCTCGGGTCGTCGGCCGGCAGCGTCGGCGAGGTTGAAATCTCCGGCGTCGGCAGTCAATGGACCAGCACCGGTTCTAGCGTCACGCTCGGCGCCAGCGGGACCGGCTCGCTGACGATTCGCAACGGCGGACGGGCGACGATCTCCTCGGCGATCACCGTCGCCTCGACCGCCGCGTCGGTCGGTTATCTCACGGTCGACGGCGACGGGTCGCGGCTCACAGTGGCCGGGGCGTTCTCAACCTCCCTCGGCGAAGCCTACGTCACGGTCTCCAACGGCGGGGTCGTCCGCTCGACGACTTTGTCGATTACTGCCGGCGGCCGCGTCACGCTGGCGGGGGGACGCTGGGAAGCCGCCTCAGCGTCCAACTCGGCCGTCATCGTCAGCGGTCTGTTCGAGGGTTCCGGCGTCGTCGACGCCCAGGGCGTCACCATCTCCGGCGGCGCAGCCCGCGGCCGCCTGCAGACCGCTGCGGGCGATCGCCTGCGACTGACTGGTTTGGCGGTGAACAACGGCTTGATCGACCTGGCCGGCGGCGAGTTGGACGTCGCCGGCACGCTAGTCAACGACAACCCCACCGCCGACATCGACGCCCGTAACGGCGCCGTGCTCCGCGTCGGCGGCGCGGGGCTCGTCAACAACAACGGCGGTCAGCTTTCCATCACCAGCGGCGTGGTCGACGTGTTCGGCGCCGTGACCAACAACACGGGCGCCGAAATCGCCGTCGTTGGCGGATCGACGGCCGTCTTTCACGACGCGGTGACCAACAACGGCACGATCTTCGTCTCCCCGGGGAGCGAGATCGTGACGCTCGAGAACCTCGGCTTCGTCCCCTCGTCGATCATGTCGATTCAACTGGCCCCGGTCGACGAGTTGAGCGACCCGACCGACGCCCACGGGCTGGTCAGCGTCGGCGGATCGACGACCCTCGCCGGCACGTTGGCGGTGTCGCTGGCCGGGTACGTCCCCCAGGCGGGGGACGTGTTTCCGATTCTGCGCGCCTCGCAGGGGGTCTCCGGCACGTTCGCCGTCGAGTCGCTGCCGACGCTGGGGGGCGGATTCGCGTTCGACGTGCAGTACACGTCCGACGCCGTGTTGTTGGCCGTCACGGGGGGCGGGTTCCTCGAGGCCGACTTCAACCAGGACGGATTTGTGAACGGCGCCGATCTGACGATTTGGAAAAACGCCTACGGTGCGGGCGCCCAAGGCGACGCCACCGGCGACGGCAAGAGCGACGGCGCCGACTTCCTCGTCTGGCAGCGGCAGTTCGGCAGCGCGCCGCCAGCCGCTCTCGCGGCGAAGGCCGCCGTGCCCGAACCGACTAGTCTCTTTCTCCTAACCCTAGCGGTGAGCGTGGCTTACGCGCGGCGGCAGATCTGTTGATCGCGGCGGGGCGATTTTATTCTTGCATCCGCGGCCGATTCTGACTCAAAATGCGGCCTCATCGTTTCCAGCGCGCGACTGTGGATCGGGCGTGTATTTCGATGACCCCATGCCCACGGAGTCAGCCCCATGTCTGGAGCCATCGGCGAGTCCGTCCGTGCTCTTCCGGCAATTCGCTTGCTGGCGTGCCTCTTTGCTATTGTGCTCGTGCCGCAAGCTCTCTGGGCAGCCACCGTGACTTGGGACGATGGTTTCAACCCAAATGCTCCTCCATCCGGAGACGGCATTAGCTGGGGCGACCGTTTCAACTGGGATACCGATACCGTACCGACCGGCGTCGACCACGTTGTGCTTACGACCGAATTGGTGAAGGTCCAGGACGGCAACACTGCGTTTGCCGCCACGCTTGATGCGGGTTCCACGAACCTGACGATCAACGGATCGCTCACCGTTTTTGGTTCCTTCGATAGCGACGTGACGATCGCCGTCGTGGGCGATGACGACAGCCCTGCTTCCGGCGCTTCGTTAAGCGTAGGGGAAGGCTCGACGCTGGGCGGGACCGGCGAAGTTCTGCTGCGGCGCACGGGAGGCATAGGCGTGGCGCACGCGGTCTTCGGTTCGACGGGCACAATTCCCGCTACCCATGGCCCCGAGCATACCATTCGCGGCGAAGGGTTGCTGAACGCGAATCTCGTCAATGAAGGCCTGATCCTGGCGGAAGATCAGGACGGCGCCGCGGGTTCGGTTCTCGTGATCGGAAATGCGATCCAGAATCACGGCGTCATCCGCACGTCGGCCTCCGGGACGATTCGCATCGCGGGAAGCATTACGCAAAGTGCCAGCGGCCGCATCGTCGCCGACGGCAATACCGTGCAGTATCAACTGGGGACCGTCTCGGGCGGCACGCTCGAGGCGGAGAACGGCGGCAGTTTTCTGTGGCCGGTCGACGGCACGATCCAAAACCTCACCAATAATGCACCGATTAACGTCGTCACGGGGGCGACGGGGATCGATCTGTTCGTCGCCGGCACGGGGCTCACCAACAACGGCGCCATCACGATCAACAGCAACAACATGAACGGTTCTTGCATCATCACGTTTCAAACGACTCAGACGTTGGATGGGAGCGGAGAGATCGTTCTCAATCGTTGGAACACGAGCGGTTCGCCCGGCGCCACGTTTTCGACGTCGGTGGGAGCGACAGTGACCCAAGCCGCCGGCCATACGATTCGCGGCGAGGGGCTATTGGCGAGCGCCCTGGTCAACAACGGACTCGTCGAGGCCATGGATGCTAACGGCGACGGCGAGGGACTGTTGCGAGTTGCCGCCAATTCCAACGGCAGCGCCAATGCCACGAATAACAATATCTTTCGGACGACCGGCAATGCCACGATCGACCTCAACAGCCGGCTCGACCAATCGGCCACGGGCCGCTTGATCGCCCGCGACGGGGGGGTGGTGCAATTTCGCAGCGCTACGCTTGTCGGGGGTTCCTTGGAGACCGAAGGGTCGGGCGCAGCCAAGATCGAAACAAGCACGGATTTCGAGAACGTCGCCAACAAGGGAACCTTAGAAATCCCTGGAGGAGGCTCAGAAAAAGTGCTTTCGGTTCGAGGAACCATGTTTGTCAACGACGGTCTTGTCAATGTGAACAGCACGGTCTCGGGTAATGCAAGAATTCGATTCACCTCATCGTTGGAATTGAGCGGGGGAGGCGAAATCGTCTTGAGTCGACCGATCGGCGCTTCCACCTTGACCATTGAATCAGGCGTCACCGTGACTCAGGCCGCGGGGCATACGATCCGAGGCAGGGGGCAGTTGCTGGGCGTCTCGGGCACGCTGATCAACAACGGCACGTTGGCTGGGACTTCAAGCACCGAGATGATGGACGTCAACGTCATCCTGACGGGCAGCGGGCTCTTGCGAGACGTCTTCATCGACGGCATTCACGCGCCGGGAAATCCCCAGACCGGCAATCCCACGGCCAGCGTCCCTGTGGAGGGGGAATACAATTTCGGCAACGGCCCCGGCATCAACAGCACCAACCGGCTGGTCATCGAGATCGGCGGCACAACGGCTGGCACGGAATACGATCAACTCGTTTCGACGGATCCCAGCAACAAGTTCACCATTCGCAATACGCAAACGGACCTTCAAGTCTCTCTAATCGATCTTGACAACGGCTATGTTCCGACGGCGGGGGAACGATTCACGATCATTGATTCCCCCAATCCGATCGTGGGCATGTTCCAGAACATTTCGTTGCCCGCGACTGGCTTGGGTCGCAAGTTGTCATGGCATCCGATCGACGTGAGCGACCCCACCAAGTTGGTTCTGGAATTGGCTGCAGTGAACTTTCTCGACGCCGACTTTAATGAAGACGGCGCCGTCGACGGCACTGACCTGGCTCTCTGGCAGGCGGGCTACGGCGTCAGCACCGGAGCGGCGAAGTTAGACGGCGACGCCACCGGCGACGGCAAGACCGACGGCGCCGACTTCCTCGTCTGGCAGCGGCAGTTCAGCGTCACGCCGCCCGCAAACCCCGCCGCGGCGAACGTCCCCGAGCCGGCGTCGCTGCTGCTGGCGCTGGCTGCCAACCTGGGCGTTGGCGCCGTTGCTAGCAGAGCCAATCGTCGGACGACCCTCGGCCGGTGACTTACGCGTCATTTCGCGGCTGTTGTGCGCCGATACTTCTCTGGTGCCTGCGCGAGTTCGCGACGAACTGCGTCGCTGCGCTGGTCGCGGGCGAAACAAGCCGGAGGAAGCGTCATGTATTGCACCGAATGCGGGACTGCCGTCGCCGGAAAGTTCTGCGGCCAGTGCGGCACGCGCGTCGCAGGCGGTGCGGCAGGCTCGACCGGCGCGACGGACGCAGCGATCGACTGGACGCAAACTTGCGACTATGAAACGCTCATCGCCCACCCCGCGGTGCGCGAGCGAGTGACTCGCTCTGCCGTGAACGTCGCCAAGCGGATGAGCGGCGAAGACTTTCTTGGCCTGTGCGAGAGCATGCTCGGCGGCTTCGTCCCGGGCGTCCCGCTGGGGGCCATCGCCAAGCTCACTCAGCCGCTGCACGTGAAGCTGGGATTCAAGACAGGCAAGACCCGTCGGATCGACGTCCCGCTGCCGATCGGCGTGGCGATCGTCGAGTCGCTCTGCTGGCTGGCTCGCAGCGGCCGCAATTTGACGGGAGTGCGGCAACTGGCCGACGGCTGCGTGCTCGACGCCGAGCTCCCTTCCGACATGTTCGCGTTCGCCGGGACGTTGACGTTGACGATCGTGCGAACGCCGACCGGGGCGAGCGTCGAGGGGGTCACGGCGATCCCCGGCCAATGGTACGACTGGGGGAAGAGCGATCGCTGTCTCGACGATCTCGTTTCGACGCTCGGTCGACGCGCTGCCGCGTGATTTCTGAGAGCTGCCGAGTCTCGCACTGCTTGCTGCGACGCCGAGGACCTGCCGGGATCGGTCGCCGCTCGCGCCCGCTGCCTGTTTCTTAGGCGCCCTGCCGGCCGTCATGCGGGGGATCGCCGGCGCCAGCACCTGCAGCGGCTGAAATCTCGCCCCGCCCAGCGCCCGGGCGATTGCCGCGGTTGCGTCGAGGACCGCCGCGTCGCCGTGCGTTCGGCGCATCACGTTGCGTTTTTTGGCATGGCGGTTGCGTACTCTCGCTGCGTCGGACGAATCCGACTCGCGACGTCGCCCGGCGAGAGCCCGACGTTCGCGGCCCGCCATTGCTGTGCTGCCTACGGCGCCCTGTCGCCGTATCTGAAAATCTTGGCCGCTTGCGGTCGTGCGCCCTTGCGCGCGATCGCAGGCCGCCGTCACCCGCAAGTTGAGTTTGTGATGCCGATTGGAACCAAGAAGGGCTTTCTCATTGACATGGACGGCGTGATCTATCGCGGCAGCGAGCTGATCCCCGGCGCCGATCGTTATATTGAGAGTCTGCTGACCGCGCGAATCCCGTTTCTGTTTCTCACGAACAACAGCCAGCGCACGCGCCGCGACGTGGCGACCAAGCTGGTTCGCATGGGGGTGCCGGTCGAGCCGCGGCACATCTTCACCTGTGCGATGGCCACGGCGCGGTTCCTGGCGAGCCAGAAGCCGCGCGGCACGGCGTTCGTCATCGGCGAAGGGGGCTTGCTGAACGCGCTGCACGACAACGGCTATGCGATCGTCGACAAGTCGCCCGATTACGTCGTGGTGGGCGAGGGGCGGACGCTG encodes:
- a CDS encoding PEP-CTERM sorting domain-containing protein (PEP-CTERM proteins occur, often in large numbers, in the proteomes of bacteria that also encode an exosortase, a predicted intramembrane cysteine proteinase. The presence of a PEP-CTERM domain at a protein's C-terminus predicts cleavage within the sorting domain, followed by covalent anchoring to some some component of the (usually Gram-negative) cell surface. Many PEP-CTERM proteins exhibit an unusual sequence composition that includes large numbers of potential glycosylation sites. Expression of one such protein has been shown restore the ability of a bacterium to form floc, a type of biofilm.); protein product: MNRFRRPSRSVSIWLSRGVAVALSWLGVGAQLAAAAVTTVGAVPNAPPVGGGAVVGAFTIGDGAFGSVTVNAGTAITSTGGATIGNNLAGVGVVSLTGFGSDWTITGSASDLTLGDEGMGQVTIANSARLIVPDDTFIAAQSTSSGKLVVTGLGSLYDGGDQVTVGVGGVGIVEVLNGGAGESDEFFVGGGATGQGFVTINGELSRWTASTVAIGDSGRGKLVLSDGGRLTSTGVAGLGSSAGSVGEVEISGVGSQWTSTGSSVTLGASGTGSLTIRNGGRATISSAITVASTAASVGYLTVDGDGSRLTVAGAFSTSLGEAYVTVSNGGVVRSTTLSITAGGRVTLAGGRWEAASASNSAVIVSGLFEGSGVVDAQGVTISGGAARGRLQTAAGDRLRLTGLAVNNGLIDLAGGELDVAGTLVNDNPTADIDARNGAVLRVGGAGLVNNNGGQLSITSGVVDVFGAVTNNTGAEIAVVGGSTAVFHDAVTNNGTIFVSPGSEIVTLENLGFVPSSIMSIQLAPVDELSDPTDAHGLVSVGGSTTLAGTLAVSLAGYVPQAGDVFPILRASQGVSGTFAVESLPTLGGGFAFDVQYTSDAVLLAVTGGGFLEADFNQDGFVNGADLTIWKNAYGAGAQGDATGDGKSDGADFLVWQRQFGSAPPAALAAKAAVPEPTSLFLLTLAVSVAYARRQIC